AATGCATAGTCATTAAGGACTATCTCCTGGAGCCATAGTTGCTCTATAACCCATATGCATACTGATAAACCAACGCGTATGGAATGCTATAAAGGTATGATTCCATCCATTTAATCAGAAAGAATTCCACTTGGAACATCCAGCACCGTCGAGTGTAGGTCTGTTTGGTTCTGACAGGGTCTCTGTGGAAGATTCTTCGTACTCGATCTCATTCCATGTTCTACCAcccttttcaaaaaatttgaaaaatgcTTCTTCATCCCCTAATATTTCCAATATGAGCCTTGTCGTTCCGTTGACAGAACAGGAATATGCGCATAGACATTTCTCATTCCCACTAGCTCTCCAGACTTCATTGCCATTATCTCTGATCACATTAAAAAAGTAAGTTAGTGGCGGAGCGTACTTATTATACGGATAGCCGTCGATTACATTTTGTTCTAGAAAAGTGAAAGAAGAGGGGTGCTCGCATGCAAGATCCACCGATACCAGCGATTGGGGCTCCTCAATCGATACCTCTTCATCGCCATTTCCGGAACAAATATTGtattcatcttcagatACCTCTGTAAATCTAGAGTCTCTCCTTCTAAAGTATCTAGGGCATAACACGTTTCCCTTGTGGATGTTCAATTTAAAGACGGTTTCACCGTTGTAAGAGTAGGAATGTACCCCTTTACAGTTTGTATTTTCCTGTCTATTCCAAAGCAGTTCGTCTCCGTAAATTACTCGATCTATACAGTAAACATTGGACACGGAGTATGATCTGCAGAAAGTATCACCTATTATGTCTTCGTAAATGCTAAATGGACCAGACTTTGCATTGGCCAAATTCAAAGTGATATAACGTCTTTCTTCCTCACCACTATCCGACCCATAGCTCTCATGCTTGTCAATTAAATGCCAGTAATTCCTTTGTGAGAAACTATCTTGAAACGAATAACGTCTGCATGTAACAATTCTCTGGCTTGTACCCCTGAGGTTTTCATTGTGAATGTTTTGTAGACTTTCATCTGAGGCGGAATAACTAACGACTGGTTCTTGGCTCCTCctatttttcatcattcttgtCAACTCCACATTAAACTCTTCCCAGGGGATGcttttccatttaccatttattTTCTTGAATCGCAAAACTTCCAACCTTGTCTTGACTATCCATAGAGTAATCAGTGCATCTTCTCCCCTCGTGTACGATGCCACAACTGCGCATCTTTCACGTGGCCCGCCTATCCATATCTCGTCAACTTCGTCTACGACAGCTGTTATATATTCGCCAACATTTCCAATGTATTGTACATGGGAGACTTGACCATGTTGGTTTTCAttaatgtaaaattttgatgCGTCTGGTTCTGAAATGTCTAAAACAACCAGAGGATAATTTACCGGGCacctcttcttttctttCTGCAACACAGACTCAGGGTCAAAAGTATCTGTATATTTCATTTTGGTTAAGATAACATTGAATTTGCTCTTGCTAATTTCGGTCCATTCACCGTCAACCTTTCCAAAGTATAGGTGATCAAAACCGGTACGACGGAGAATATTCAGGACAAGTAGCTCAGGAAACAAAAGTCTTACATAGTGCTCAACGCTGTGGCATTCTTCATGATCGGTTCCAGCCTTCCACACTTGTGCCCCTCCATCGAAAACTATGTTGAAAAAATGACTCCTATCCATATCATAGGAATTATAATCCAACCCATTTATAGTGTGCTTAAAGTGTCTGATTCGTTTTTCCCTTGTACCTTTCGCTATGTCTAGTCCTCTTGAATATAGACTGTTACTTTCACCCGTTAGAGATCTTTCCTCCTCCTTACTCTCTGCATTTCCCCCTAGTACATTCCTCTGCAGAAAAGAGATGAAACAGAGCACCCCTATTAATTTCATTCTGTCCTGCTATATTCTCTTTTCTCTCTGAATTCAAACAGAAAGATTAGTATAGTTACAGCCATGGGGAATTTGCAGCTATCTCTAACGGGTCTATACTCGCTACCTTGGTGCACTTGTGCAGTTTTAGGTTGTGCAGTCTATGTTCTCTATATGAGTACAAGGTGAATTAAATGGTGCTTCTTCCTGTCGGAGATGTGTCCTGGAATTTTGCATTTGAAGAGCCACTTGACCGCTTTTAAATGGCATTAAAATAGTTGGCAGTAGTCCGTAAAGCATATTCAAAGTATAGCCTTTCATGTCGCAAATTCTGATAAATAACGGACTTTAGGCCGGGGAAAGTAAATGTGCATATTGACGAAATGACGGGTAAATAATTAGCAAATATAGATAACCTGCATTAagatttttatcatctcGATGTTCCAGACATCAACTTTAGTGCATGGGGATAAACTGCGAAAATTAGGGAATCTGATTCCATCTCCACATTCATTTGCAAATCTCTCAGATTTATCTCTAAACCCTCTTCATTTCAGCAAATGTTTCATTAAAAACAACTGCAGGGACCTTGTCCCACGTACGTCTTTTCTTTACGTAGTGTAACCTTTCCATGACATACCTTTTCATGATCCAAATTAATAGCATTGGAGGGGCGTTTTGTCTGGAATAAAACTGTGCTATGAAtaatttttcattcttctcgTCCTCTGCCTGCCATATTGTTTCGGTATCATCGACGACCTTCTGAATCTGGTAGTCTTCTCTGGAAAAGTATAATGATACGGATACTCCATGCAAACTTTCCCTTACAATATGACAGTGCTGTAGTTCGGTAGAAATGTTCAGGGTCGTAGTATAATTCGGGTTCTTATTGTGCTTTAGTTTCGGTATCTTGTCTATATAC
This region of Theileria equi strain WA chromosome 1, complete sequence genomic DNA includes:
- a CDS encoding hypothetical protein (encoded by transcript BEWA_032890A), which encodes MDRSHFFNIVFDGGAQVWKAGTDHEECHSVEHYVRLLFPELLVLNILRRTGFDHLYFGKVDGEWTEISKSKFNVILTKMKYTDTFDPESVLQKEKKRCPVNYPLVVLDISEPDASKFYINENQHGQVSHVQYIGNVGEYITAVVDEVDEIWIGGPRERCAVVASYTRGEDALITLWIVKTRLEVLRFKKINGKWKSIPWEEFNVELTRMMKNRRSQEPVVSYSASDESLQNIHNENLRGTSQRIVTCRRYSFQDSFSQRNYWHLIDKHESYGSDSGEEERRYITLNLANAKSGPFSIYEDIIGDTFCRSYSVSNVYCIDRVIYGDELLWNRQENTNCKGVHSYSYNGETVFKLNIHKGNVLCPRYFRRRDSRFTEVSEDEYNICSGNGDEEVSIEEPQSLVSVDLACEHPSSFTFLEQNVIDGYPYNKYAPPLTYFFNVIRDNGNEVWRASGNEKCLCAYSCSVNGTTRLILEILGDEEAFFKFFEKGGRTWNEIEYEESSTETLSEPNRPTLDGAGCSKWNSF